One Lacunisphaera limnophila DNA window includes the following coding sequences:
- the hemH gene encoding ferrochelatase — translation MSQSAVLLLNLGSPESTSVPDVKRYLREFLGDERVIDKPAAGFLRRLLVNGIIIPFRAKKSAHAYESVWTPEGSPLVVTSRHTQTKLQARTPLPVELAMNYGNPSIPDALHRLVRQGVDRLLLFPQYPHYAMSSWETVVVKVQREAAKIAPDLKIECVQPYFADADYISALVTSARPYLAQPHDHLLFSYHGIPVRHLTKGDSSHAHCQVVPDCCTTCSPAHATCYKAQVTRTTHEFVRAAGLDPAKWSISFQSRIAGEPWIAPYTDHLFEELPKAGKKRLLVITPAFVTDCLETLEEIRVEGAEQYKEAGGQEFTHIPCLNDQPVWIDFLEQRVRAWQQTGALAFSAGDLVKTR, via the coding sequence ATGTCCCAATCCGCCGTCCTCCTGCTCAACCTCGGTTCCCCCGAATCCACGTCGGTCCCCGACGTCAAACGCTACCTTCGTGAATTCCTCGGAGACGAACGGGTGATCGACAAGCCTGCCGCCGGCTTCCTCCGCCGCCTGCTGGTCAACGGCATCATCATTCCCTTCCGCGCGAAGAAATCCGCCCACGCCTACGAAAGCGTCTGGACGCCCGAGGGTTCCCCCCTGGTCGTCACCAGCCGGCACACGCAGACCAAACTCCAGGCCCGCACGCCCTTGCCCGTCGAGCTGGCGATGAATTACGGCAACCCGTCCATTCCCGACGCCCTCCACCGGCTGGTCCGGCAGGGCGTCGACCGCCTCCTGCTCTTTCCCCAGTATCCGCATTACGCCATGTCGAGCTGGGAAACCGTCGTCGTGAAGGTGCAGCGCGAGGCCGCCAAAATCGCCCCCGACCTGAAGATCGAGTGCGTGCAACCCTACTTCGCCGACGCCGACTACATCTCGGCGCTGGTCACCAGCGCGCGCCCCTACCTGGCCCAGCCCCACGACCACCTGCTGTTCAGCTACCATGGCATCCCGGTGCGCCACCTCACCAAGGGAGACAGTTCCCACGCCCATTGCCAGGTCGTCCCCGACTGCTGCACCACCTGTTCCCCCGCCCACGCCACCTGCTACAAGGCGCAGGTCACCCGCACGACCCACGAATTCGTGCGCGCCGCGGGCCTGGACCCCGCCAAGTGGTCGATCTCCTTCCAGTCCCGCATCGCCGGCGAGCCCTGGATCGCGCCTTACACCGACCACCTGTTCGAGGAATTGCCCAAGGCGGGCAAGAAACGCCTCCTCGTCATCACCCCTGCGTTCGTCACCGACTGCCTGGAAACCCTCGAGGAAATCCGCGTCGAGGGCGCCGAACAATACAAGGAGGCCGGCGGGCAGGAGTTCACCCACATCCCCTGCCTCAACGACCAGCCGGTCTGGATCGATTTTCTCGAGCAACGGGTCCGCGCCTGGCAGCAGACCGGCGCCCTGGCCTTTTCCGCCGGCGACCTCGTCAAAACGCGTTAA